A window of Corythoichthys intestinalis isolate RoL2023-P3 chromosome 14, ASM3026506v1, whole genome shotgun sequence contains these coding sequences:
- the LOC130929747 gene encoding gastrula zinc finger protein XlCGF26.1-like isoform X4, with product MCARPTAEFVEELLCGSTEKKRQSCQELDAVYKQPREITDIGEKYVHPELHESELPNVKKEEEEYPIIKEEDEAEPLYMKEEEPELPNFKEDYNVTFIPFKSENEDEGPSEENRGAESPSSNSSDHLSTESDGEHCGAESQANNVMAPLSDSEDLRLDTPDGDDDEQSQGDMTCHKDDKCWKCFQCGKTFNSKGTLNVHMRIHTGEKPFACAICGQTFSVKSGLTRHTRRHTGEKPFACSVCGQMFSFKSVLTKHTRTHTGEKPFACLVCGQRFSVKDTLTTHARRHTGEKPFVCSFCGNSFADRSSLTVHTRTHTGEKPYACLVCGQKFSQKGTLHEHSKTHTGEKPFFCSICGQSFTSKGTLTTHARRHTGEKPFVCSVCGNSFAERSTLTLHTRTHTGEKPFACLVCGKKFSHKGTLTVHSKTHTGEKPFPCSVCGQSFTRKGNLTAHTRTHTGEKPFACSVCGQTFAVKSILTLHTRTHTGEKPFACLICGKRFSAKSNLNMHTKTH from the coding sequence ACATCGGTGAAAAATATGTTCACCCTGAGTTACATGAGTCAGAGCTCCCCAACGTTAAAAAGGAAGAAGAAGAGTACCCAATCATCAAAGAGGAAGACGAAGCAGAGCCCCTCTACATGAAAGAGGAAGAGCCAGAGCTTCCCAACTTCAAAGAAGATTATAATGTCACTTTTATCCCTTTTAAGAGTGAAAATGAGGATGAGGGTCCTAGTGAGGAGAACAGAGGAGCGGAATCTCCAAGCAGCAACTCAAGTGATCACCTTTCTACAGAAAGTGACGGCGAGCACTGTGGAGCTGAATCACAAGCCAACAACGTTATGGCTCCACTATCAGACAGTGAAGACCTGAGATTAGACACTCCTGATGGTGATGATGATGAACAGTCTCAAGGTGATATGACATGTCACAAAGATGACAAATGCTGGAAATGTTTTCAGTGTGGGAAAACATTTAATTCAAAGGGGACTTTGAACGTTCACATGAGAATACACACTGGtgagaaaccttttgcctgcgcAATTTGCGGCCAAACATTCTCTGTCAAGTCAGGTTTGACGAGACACACCAGGAGAcatactggtgaaaaaccttttgcttGCTCAGTTTGCGGTCAAATGTTTTCTTTCAAGTCTGTCTTAActaaacacacaagaacacacactggagagaaaccttttgcctgtTTAGTTTGTGGCCAAAGATTTTCTGTAAAAGACACTTTAACAACGCATGCAAgaagacacactggagagaaaccttttgtCTGTTCATTTTGCGGTAATAGCTTTGCAGATAGGTCAAGTTTAACGGTGCATaccagaacacacactggagagaaaccttaTGCCTGTTTAGTTTGCGGTCAAAAATTCTCTCAAAAGGGAACTTTACATGAGCATTCAAAAACGCACACTGGTGAGAAACCTTTTTTCTGCTCCATTTGTGGTCAAAGTTTCACTAGCAAGGGAACTTTAACTACACATGCAAgaagacacactggagagaaaccttttgtCTGTTCAGTTTGCGGTAATAGCTTTGCGGAAAGGTCAACTTTAACTCTGcatacaagaacacacactggagagaaaccttttgcctgtTTAGTTTGCGGTAAAAAATTCTCTCATAAGGGAACTTTAACAGTGCATTCAAAAACGCACACTGGTGAgaaaccttttccctgctccGTTTGTGGTCAAAGTTTCACGAGGAAGGGAAATTTAACAGCACACACAcggacacacactggagagaaaccttttgcTTGTTCAGTTTGCGGTCAAACATTCGCTGTAAAGTCAATTTTAACAttgcacacaagaacacacactggagagaaaccttttgcctgcctaatttgtggtaaaagattttcTGCCAAATCAAATTTAAACATGCATACAAAAACACACTGA
- the crema gene encoding cAMP-responsive element modulator isoform X1, whose amino-acid sequence MDGSADDSTTEEGEWQDEPPTPQQAPDRVVIKQEHEHTATPEKPAHRKILNEADKLDVYEIDETADESHSTSLESVNCHSSLGRDAAMSEGIANQQFYKYFHAGQMIIQAATGDIPACQLRSPTTGLSIVMAATSPGPTHSPLPHHTEEVTRKREVRLMKNREAARECRRKKKEYVKCLENRVAVLENQNKTLIEELKALKDIYCHKGE is encoded by the exons ATGGACGGCAGCGCCGATGACTCGACTACAGAGGAAGGAGAGTGGCAGGATGAGCCGCCGACTCCACAACAAGCTCCAGACAGG GTGGTGATCAAGCAAGAACATGAGCACACAGCCACACCAGAGAAGCCAGCGCATCG CAAAATCCTCAATGAGGCGGACAAGCTTGACGTTTATGAAATCGACGAGACTGCGGACGAGAGCCACAGCACTTCGTTGGAGTCAGTGAACTGCCACTCAAGTTTGGGACGAGACG CCGCCATGTCGGAGGGCATTGCCAACCAGCAATTCTACAAATATTTCCACGCTGGACAGATGATCATACAAG CTGCCACTGGAGACATCCCTGCCTGCCAGTTGCGCTCACCCACGACGGGCCTGAGCATTGTGATGGCGGCGACCTCACCTGGCCCCACGCACAGCCCGCTGCCACACCACACTGAAGAAGTCACCCGCAAGAGGGAGGTTCGGCTAATGAAGAACAG agaggCTGCGCGGGAATGCCGACGAAAAAAGAAGGAGTACGTTAAGTGTCTGGAAAACCGCGTTGCCGTGCTGGAGAACCAAAACAAGACGTTGATTGAGGAGCTCAAGGCCCTCAAGGACATTTACTGCCACAAGGGGGAGTAA
- the crema gene encoding cAMP-responsive element modulator isoform X2 has protein sequence MAVTGDETESAATGDIPACQLRSPTTGLSIVMAATSPGPTHSPLPHHTEEVTRKREVRLMKNREAARECRRKKKEYVKCLENRVAVLENQNKTLIEELKALKDIYCHKGE, from the exons ATGGCCGTCACTGGGGATGAGACCGAGTCAG CTGCCACTGGAGACATCCCTGCCTGCCAGTTGCGCTCACCCACGACGGGCCTGAGCATTGTGATGGCGGCGACCTCACCTGGCCCCACGCACAGCCCGCTGCCACACCACACTGAAGAAGTCACCCGCAAGAGGGAGGTTCGGCTAATGAAGAACAG agaggCTGCGCGGGAATGCCGACGAAAAAAGAAGGAGTACGTTAAGTGTCTGGAAAACCGCGTTGCCGTGCTGGAGAACCAAAACAAGACGTTGATTGAGGAGCTCAAGGCCCTCAAGGACATTTACTGCCACAAGGGGGAGTAA